The following proteins come from a genomic window of Polaribacter dokdonensis:
- a CDS encoding response regulator transcription factor, whose translation MSLKICIAEDNYFLTKAIKEKLSFFDDISIKYNANNGAELIGKLEENHNIDVVLMDIQMPEMDGIKATEIVKNKYPQIKVIMLTVVDDDEYIFNAIKAGANGYLLKEIDAENLYKSIIEVTKGGAPMTPSIALKTLNLLRNPTIANTQKEETETIKLTKRETEILIQLSKGLNYNSISDNLIISPSTVRKHIENIYKKLQVHSKMEAVMKAQKRNLI comes from the coding sequence ATGAGTTTGAAAATTTGCATTGCAGAAGATAATTACTTTTTAACAAAAGCTATTAAAGAAAAACTGTCTTTTTTTGATGATATTTCTATAAAATATAATGCTAATAATGGTGCTGAGTTAATTGGAAAATTAGAAGAAAACCACAACATAGATGTTGTTTTAATGGACATACAAATGCCAGAAATGGATGGTATTAAAGCAACAGAAATCGTTAAAAATAAATACCCTCAAATAAAAGTAATTATGTTAACTGTAGTAGATGATGATGAGTATATTTTTAACGCAATTAAAGCAGGTGCAAATGGCTATTTATTAAAAGAAATAGATGCAGAAAATCTGTATAAAAGTATTATTGAAGTTACTAAAGGTGGTGCACCAATGACACCAAGTATTGCTTTAAAAACTTTAAATTTATTGAGAAACCCTACAATTGCTAACACCCAAAAAGAAGAAACAGAAACTATTAAATTAACCAAAAGAGAAACTGAAATTTTAATACAATTAAGTAAAGGATTAAATTACAATAGTATTTCAGATAATTTAATAATATCACCTTCTACAGTTCGTAAACACATAGAAAATATCTATAAAAAATTACAAGTTCACAGTAAAATGGAAGCTGTAATGAAAGCGCAAAAAAGAAATTTAATCTAG
- a CDS encoding rhodanese-like domain-containing protein produces the protein MSDEIKDYLGKDAIILDVRTQMEWDEGHIPSAKHIVLNLIPTEIDQIKAWEKPIITVCRSGGRSGQATQFLKQNGLDVINGGPWQNVAQHLED, from the coding sequence ATGAGTGATGAAATTAAAGATTATTTAGGAAAAGATGCAATTATTTTAGATGTTAGAACACAAATGGAATGGGATGAAGGCCATATACCATCTGCAAAACATATTGTATTAAATTTAATTCCAACAGAAATAGATCAAATAAAAGCTTGGGAAAAACCAATTATTACTGTGTGTAGAAGTGGAGGTAGAAGTGGACAAGCAACACAGTTTTTAAAGCAAAATGGTTTAGATGTTATTAATGGTGGTCCTTGGCAAAATGTGGCTCAACATTTAGAAGACTAG
- a CDS encoding aromatic amino acid hydroxylase — MDSHFEMNNVTKKLPKHLHKFVVQQPYEEYTPQNQAVWRYVMRMNVDYLSKVAHKSYIPGLEKTGISTENIPRMEGMNRILKEIGWAAVSVDGFIPPNAFMEFQAYNVLVIASDMRTINHIEYTPAPDIIHEAAGHAPIIANPEYSEYLRRFGEIGSKAISSAKDYEMYEAIRLLSILKENPNSNQKQIEEAEEKVEWLQDNMGELSEMAMIRNLHWWTVEYGLIGTLENPKIYGAGLLSSIGESAWCMQDKVEKVKYSIEAATKNFDITKPQPQLFVTPDFAYLSLVLDEFANTMALRKGGLNGVQKLIDSQNLGTIELTTGIQISGVFDKVIQFKNNKVAYFQTKGATALANRDKELIGHGTAVHQNGFGSPIGKLKGINLPIEDMSPRDLKAYGIYEGEFMTLEFESGIVLKGRAITGTRDLRGKILIITFDECTVTYKDEILFQPDWGLYDMAVGSSIISAYAGPADVDSFDGLGKVSETKTHKIIYSDAEKQLYKLYALVRKMREEKTVTEEKIATIYHQLKSDFPKDWLLQLELYELALDNNYDIKNAILEALQTLKSNKSYTSLIENGLNLHQL; from the coding sequence ATGGATTCACACTTTGAAATGAACAATGTAACTAAAAAGTTACCTAAACATTTACACAAATTTGTTGTACAGCAACCTTATGAAGAATACACACCACAAAACCAAGCAGTTTGGAGATATGTGATGCGTATGAATGTAGATTATTTAAGTAAAGTTGCACATAAATCTTACATTCCTGGTTTAGAAAAAACGGGTATTTCTACAGAAAACATTCCAAGAATGGAAGGTATGAATAGAATCTTAAAAGAAATTGGCTGGGCAGCTGTTTCTGTAGATGGTTTTATACCACCAAATGCATTTATGGAGTTTCAAGCCTACAATGTTTTGGTGATTGCTTCAGATATGAGAACCATAAATCATATTGAATATACACCTGCACCAGATATAATTCATGAGGCTGCAGGTCATGCACCTATTATCGCTAATCCTGAATATTCAGAGTATTTAAGACGTTTTGGAGAAATTGGTAGCAAAGCCATTTCTTCTGCCAAAGACTATGAAATGTATGAGGCAATCAGACTTTTATCTATCTTAAAAGAAAACCCAAATTCGAACCAGAAACAAATTGAAGAAGCAGAAGAAAAAGTGGAATGGTTACAAGATAATATGGGTGAATTGTCTGAAATGGCTATGATTCGTAATTTACATTGGTGGACAGTGGAGTATGGTTTAATTGGGACATTAGAAAACCCAAAAATTTATGGAGCAGGGCTTTTATCGTCTATAGGTGAAAGTGCTTGGTGCATGCAAGACAAAGTAGAAAAAGTAAAATATTCTATAGAAGCAGCAACCAAGAATTTTGATATTACAAAACCACAACCACAATTATTTGTTACTCCAGATTTTGCATATTTAAGTTTAGTTTTAGACGAATTTGCAAATACAATGGCGCTTAGAAAAGGTGGCTTAAATGGAGTTCAAAAACTTATAGATTCGCAAAACTTAGGAACTATTGAATTAACCACAGGAATTCAAATTTCTGGAGTTTTTGATAAAGTAATTCAGTTTAAAAATAACAAGGTTGCTTACTTTCAAACAAAAGGAGCAACAGCTTTAGCTAATAGAGACAAAGAATTAATTGGGCATGGAACTGCTGTGCATCAAAATGGATTTGGAAGTCCAATTGGAAAGTTAAAAGGCATTAATTTACCTATTGAAGATATGAGCCCTAGAGATTTAAAAGCTTATGGAATTTATGAAGGTGAATTTATGACTTTAGAATTCGAGAGTGGTATTGTTTTAAAAGGTAGAGCTATTACAGGAACTAGAGATTTAAGAGGTAAAATACTTATCATCACTTTTGATGAATGCACAGTTACTTATAAAGATGAAATCTTATTTCAACCAGATTGGGGTTTATATGATATGGCTGTTGGTTCTTCTATAATTTCTGCTTATGCAGGACCTGCAGATGTAGATTCTTTTGATGGTTTAGGAAAAGTATCTGAGACTAAAACCCATAAAATTATTTATTCTGATGCAGAAAAACAGTTATATAAACTTTATGCATTAGTAAGAAAAATGCGTGAAGAAAAAACGGTTACCGAAGAAAAAATTGCCACAATTTATCATCAATTAAAAAGTGATTTTCCTAAGGATTGGTTGTTACAACTAGAACTTTATGAATTGGCTTTAGATAACAATTATGATATTAAAAATGCCATTTTAGAAGCACTACAAACTTTAAAAAGTAACAAAAGTTACACTAGCCTTATTGAAAATGGTTTAAATTTGCATCAACTTTAA
- the gpmI gene encoding 2,3-bisphosphoglycerate-independent phosphoglycerate mutase, translated as MNKKVILMILDGWGITQDPKVSAIYNANTPYINALYDKYPHAELRTDGEHVGLPEGQMGNSEVGHMNLGAGRIVYQNLARINKAVEEKTLGQEKVLLDTFAYAKENNKNVHLLGLVSNGGIHAHINHLKGILDVAKENNVDNVFLHAFTDGRDCDPKSGAYFINDIEEYMAETTGELATVTGRYYAMDRDNRWERVSEAYHGVVNGTGTKTTDAIATIKNNYEDGLTDEFHKPIIVTNEDGSPKTTIKEGDAVIFFNYRTDRGRELTNALSQTDFPEFDMKKLDLYYTTMTLYDESFSNINVIYNNDNIKNTLGEVLANAGKKQIRIAETEKYPHVTFFFSGGQEAPFVGESRILRNSPKVATYDLKPEMSAYELKDALCEDLEKSEADFVCLNFANGDMVGHTGIMEAAIKACEAVDDCAKAVIETGLKNGYSTLLIADHGNCETMMNPDGSPHTAHTTNPVPFILIDNEIKSIKSGILGDVAPTILELIGVEQPKEMTQKSLL; from the coding sequence ATGAACAAGAAAGTAATCTTAATGATACTAGATGGTTGGGGTATAACACAAGACCCAAAAGTTTCTGCCATTTACAATGCAAACACACCTTATATTAATGCACTTTATGACAAATATCCTCATGCAGAATTAAGAACTGATGGAGAGCATGTTGGATTACCTGAAGGACAAATGGGTAATTCTGAAGTGGGCCACATGAATTTAGGTGCAGGTAGAATTGTATATCAAAACTTAGCTAGAATCAATAAAGCTGTTGAAGAAAAAACGTTAGGCCAAGAAAAAGTATTGTTAGATACCTTTGCTTACGCTAAAGAAAACAACAAAAATGTGCATTTGTTAGGTTTAGTTTCAAATGGGGGTATTCATGCTCACATCAACCATTTAAAAGGAATTTTAGATGTAGCTAAAGAAAATAATGTTGATAATGTTTTTCTTCATGCTTTTACAGATGGTAGAGATTGTGATCCAAAATCTGGAGCTTATTTTATCAATGATATAGAAGAATACATGGCTGAAACCACAGGTGAATTAGCTACGGTTACTGGGCGTTATTATGCTATGGACAGAGATAACAGATGGGAAAGAGTAAGCGAAGCTTATCATGGAGTAGTAAATGGTACAGGTACCAAAACTACTGATGCTATTGCAACCATTAAAAACAATTATGAAGATGGTTTAACAGACGAATTTCATAAACCAATTATTGTAACCAATGAAGATGGTTCTCCAAAAACAACAATAAAAGAAGGAGATGCAGTAATTTTCTTTAACTACAGAACAGATAGAGGAAGAGAATTAACAAATGCGCTTTCGCAAACAGATTTCCCTGAATTCGATATGAAAAAACTAGATTTATATTATACAACAATGACATTGTATGATGAATCGTTTTCAAATATCAACGTAATTTATAATAACGATAATATTAAAAATACCTTAGGTGAAGTTTTAGCAAATGCAGGTAAAAAACAAATAAGAATTGCTGAAACAGAGAAATATCCTCATGTTACATTCTTCTTTTCTGGAGGTCAAGAAGCACCATTTGTTGGTGAATCTAGAATATTAAGAAACTCTCCAAAAGTAGCTACCTACGATTTAAAACCAGAAATGTCTGCTTACGAATTAAAAGATGCACTTTGTGAGGATTTAGAAAAAAGTGAGGCTGATTTTGTTTGTTTAAATTTTGCAAATGGAGATATGGTTGGACATACAGGAATTATGGAAGCAGCTATAAAAGCATGTGAAGCTGTAGATGATTGTGCAAAAGCTGTAATTGAAACTGGTTTAAAAAATGGCTATTCTACTTTATTAATTGCAGATCATGGTAATTGTGAAACAATGATGAATCCTGATGGATCTCCTCATACAGCTCACACTACAAATCCAGTACCTTTTATTTTAATTGATAATGAAATAAAATCAATTAAAAGTGGTATTTTGGGTGATGTTGCTCCAACTATTTTAGAATTAATTGGAGTTGAGCAACCAAAAGAAATGACTCAAAAATCGCTATTGTAA
- a CDS encoding thioredoxin family protein — MKNISILLFTILISACNANKSAVENKKEVKEEIEVVEEVQEVVRKKATAANATKNDRGYLIGFANREAFNDASYKYWFDDRYSEYKTDQELIAKLKPIMNDFTIKGFMGTWCGDSKRETPRFYKILDETGFDQDYFELVTVGRNKKTPDNLQEGFNIIRVPTFIFYKDGEEVGRFVEYPRETLEKDILKILTGAPYKHSYDRSK; from the coding sequence ATGAAAAACATATCTATCTTATTATTTACCATCTTAATTTCTGCTTGTAATGCCAATAAATCTGCAGTAGAAAACAAAAAGGAAGTAAAAGAAGAAATTGAGGTTGTAGAAGAAGTTCAAGAAGTTGTTAGAAAAAAAGCAACAGCTGCAAATGCCACTAAAAACGATAGAGGATATTTAATTGGTTTTGCTAACAGAGAAGCCTTTAATGATGCCTCTTACAAATATTGGTTTGATGATAGATATAGTGAATATAAAACAGACCAAGAGCTTATTGCCAAATTAAAACCTATTATGAACGACTTTACTATTAAAGGTTTTATGGGCACTTGGTGTGGAGATAGTAAAAGAGAAACACCTCGTTTTTATAAAATTTTAGATGAAACAGGTTTTGATCAAGATTATTTTGAACTTGTAACTGTGGGTAGAAATAAAAAAACACCAGATAACTTACAAGAAGGTTTTAATATTATAAGAGTACCTACGTTTATCTTTTATAAAGATGGAGAAGAAGTAGGTCGTTTTGTAGAATATCCTAGAGAAACTTTAGAAAAAGATATTTTAAAAATACTTACAGGAGCTCCTTACAAGCACTCTTATGATAGAAGTAAATAA
- the map gene encoding type I methionyl aminopeptidase, whose product MIKIKTREEIEIMRESALVVSRTLGMLAKEVKPGVTTLFLDKLAEDFIREQGAIPGFLGLYDFPNTLCMSPNSQVVHGFPTKEPLKEGDIISIDCGALKNDFYGDHAYTFAVGEIDADTKKLLDVTRESLYVGIREFKAGNRVGDVGFAIQNFTEKQGYGVVRELVGHGLGRKMHEDPEMPNYGKRGRGKKFVEGMVVAIEPMINMGTQKIRQHADGWTITTLDNKPSAHFEHDVAIVNGKPELLSTFKYVHEALGIETNEEDEFRQNL is encoded by the coding sequence ATGATTAAGATTAAAACCAGAGAAGAAATAGAAATTATGCGCGAAAGTGCTTTAGTAGTTTCTAGAACATTAGGTATGCTTGCCAAAGAAGTTAAACCTGGTGTAACCACTTTATTTTTAGACAAACTTGCAGAAGATTTTATAAGAGAACAAGGTGCTATTCCTGGATTTTTAGGTTTATATGATTTTCCAAATACACTTTGTATGAGTCCAAACTCGCAGGTTGTTCACGGATTTCCAACAAAAGAACCACTAAAAGAAGGAGATATTATTTCTATAGATTGTGGAGCTTTAAAAAATGATTTTTATGGAGATCATGCCTATACTTTTGCAGTTGGAGAAATTGATGCAGATACCAAAAAACTTTTAGATGTAACTAGAGAAAGTTTATATGTTGGTATTAGAGAATTTAAAGCTGGTAATAGAGTTGGAGATGTTGGTTTTGCCATTCAAAATTTTACTGAAAAACAAGGTTATGGAGTGGTTAGAGAACTTGTTGGCCATGGTTTAGGGCGTAAAATGCATGAAGACCCAGAAATGCCAAACTATGGAAAAAGAGGAAGAGGAAAAAAGTTTGTAGAAGGAATGGTTGTAGCTATTGAACCTATGATAAATATGGGAACTCAAAAGATTAGACAACATGCAGATGGTTGGACAATTACCACTTTAGACAATAAACCTTCAGCTCATTTTGAGCACGATGTTGCTATTGTTAATGGAAAGCCAGAGCTTTTGTCTACCTTTAAATATGTGCATGAAGCGTTAGGTATAGAAACTAATGAAGAAGATGAATTTAGACAAAACCTATAA
- a CDS encoding class I SAM-dependent methyltransferase → MSIFKSILNTIPRPLLIKASYVVRPLIALYLKGNKFTDPIDGKSFRKFLPYGYGKQRENALSPSTLSLERHRLMWLFLNDETNFFTSTKKLKVLHIAPEQCFLDIFRNQKNLAYITSDLESPIADVKADICDLPFKDNEFDVVFCNHVLEHIPDDHKAMQELYRVLKTGGFGVFQIPQDLNRATTFEDDSITDKKQRAKIFGQYDHVRVYGRDYFNKLRGVGFRVDEVDYTKKIAPEKLERFCLMKGEILPVCYKD, encoded by the coding sequence GTGTCTATCTTTAAATCCATATTAAATACAATACCAAGACCTTTATTGATAAAAGCTAGTTATGTGGTTAGACCTCTAATTGCTTTGTATTTAAAAGGTAATAAATTTACAGATCCAATAGATGGTAAATCTTTTAGAAAGTTTTTACCTTATGGATATGGAAAACAAAGAGAAAATGCACTTTCTCCATCTACATTATCTTTAGAAAGACACAGATTAATGTGGTTGTTTTTAAATGATGAAACTAACTTTTTCACTTCAACTAAAAAGCTAAAAGTTTTACATATTGCACCTGAGCAATGTTTCTTAGATATTTTTAGAAACCAGAAAAATCTAGCATATATCACTTCTGATTTAGAAAGCCCAATAGCAGATGTAAAAGCAGATATTTGCGATTTACCTTTTAAAGATAACGAGTTTGATGTCGTTTTTTGCAATCACGTATTAGAGCATATTCCTGATGATCATAAAGCAATGCAGGAGTTATATCGAGTTTTAAAAACAGGTGGTTTTGGTGTTTTTCAAATTCCTCAAGATTTAAATAGAGCAACTACCTTTGAAGATGATTCTATTACCGACAAAAAACAACGTGCAAAAATTTTTGGTCAATATGACCACGTTCGCGTTTATGGTAGAGATTATTTCAATAAATTGAGAGGAGTTGGTTTTAGAGTTGATGAAGTAGATTATACAAAAAAAATCGCTCCAGAAAAACTAGAACGATTTTGTTTAATGAAAGGAGAAATCCTTCCTGTTTGTTATAAAGACTAA
- a CDS encoding FAD:protein FMN transferase, which yields MPFRIIIGHFLALFLLFSCAKNVEKKDYTLKGGVFGTTYKITYLDGEKNYQKEIDSLFKVVNNSVSTYIPNSDISRINRGEEGVKVDAIFTEVLEKSKRIYKETNGFFDPTVGNLVNVYGFGPEKQQAEITKEVIAEELKYVGLEKVNINNKIVIKDHPRVYLDFNSIAKGFGIDVIARFLESKNLGSFMVEIGGEIRAKGLKKNGKSWIIQLVNPVDVNTGYTTINLSGKSMATSGNYRKFKVTDAGEKYVHTINPKTGLATESNLLSASVIAPLDCADVDAYATAFMAMGLEKTKDFLKDYKNIEVILLFSDKEGNLNEYSTNTHN from the coding sequence ATGCCATTTCGAATCATAATAGGTCATTTTTTAGCTTTATTTCTGCTTTTTTCATGCGCTAAAAATGTAGAGAAAAAAGATTATACTTTAAAAGGAGGTGTTTTTGGAACAACTTATAAAATAACCTATTTAGATGGAGAAAAAAACTATCAAAAAGAAATAGATAGTTTGTTTAAAGTGGTTAATAATTCAGTTTCTACATATATACCAAATTCAGATATATCAAGAATTAATAGAGGTGAAGAAGGTGTAAAAGTAGATGCTATTTTTACTGAAGTTTTAGAAAAATCGAAAAGAATTTATAAAGAGACCAATGGTTTTTTTGATCCAACAGTTGGTAATTTGGTTAATGTTTATGGTTTTGGGCCAGAAAAGCAACAAGCGGAAATAACTAAAGAAGTTATAGCTGAAGAGCTTAAATATGTTGGCTTAGAAAAGGTTAATATTAATAATAAGATTGTAATTAAAGATCATCCAAGGGTATATTTAGATTTTAATTCTATAGCCAAAGGTTTTGGAATTGACGTAATTGCGAGATTTTTAGAATCTAAGAACCTAGGCAGTTTTATGGTAGAAATTGGAGGAGAAATAAGGGCTAAAGGTCTTAAGAAAAATGGTAAATCTTGGATAATTCAATTGGTAAATCCTGTTGATGTAAATACAGGTTACACAACTATTAATCTTTCTGGTAAATCTATGGCAACTTCTGGGAACTATAGAAAGTTCAAGGTTACAGACGCAGGAGAAAAGTATGTGCATACTATAAACCCTAAAACTGGTTTAGCAACAGAGAGTAACCTTTTAAGTGCTTCTGTAATAGCACCTTTAGATTGTGCAGATGTAGATGCTTATGCAACTGCATTTATGGCTATGGGTTTAGAAAAAACTAAAGATTTTTTAAAAGATTATAAAAATATAGAGGTTATTTTACTCTTTTCTGATAAAGAAGGAAATTTGAATGAATACTCTACAAATACCCATAATTAG
- a CDS encoding OmpA/MotB family protein, translating to MMKKLTAVVVLFTFLMTSCVSKKEFVALQTEHAQAKDELLKVETSLQKCLIEKEKQDTKVFALTEQVKYLQEDKKTALKQVENLTVLTQSSSDNIKNVISQLSEKDKYINGVRKAMTQKDSLNLAIKYHLTRNLADGIQDKDIEVNVEKTVVFISISDKLLFKSGSYNVTENAYTVLDKIAKVIKDQPKMEVMIEGHTDTTPIKRDLIQDNWDLSALRATSITRILQYKFGVKPERLIAAGRSQYIPLAPNDTAENKAKNRRTKIIIMPKLNQFFDLLEQDSE from the coding sequence ATGATGAAAAAATTAACAGCAGTAGTAGTTTTATTTACTTTTTTAATGACTTCTTGTGTTTCGAAAAAGGAGTTTGTAGCCTTACAAACAGAGCATGCACAAGCTAAAGACGAATTATTAAAGGTAGAAACTAGTTTACAAAAATGTTTAATTGAAAAAGAAAAGCAAGACACTAAAGTTTTTGCATTGACTGAACAAGTAAAGTATCTGCAAGAAGATAAGAAAACAGCTTTAAAACAAGTAGAGAATTTAACTGTTTTAACTCAGTCTTCATCTGACAATATCAAAAATGTAATTTCACAATTGAGTGAAAAAGACAAATATATCAATGGAGTTAGAAAAGCAATGACTCAAAAAGATTCTTTAAATCTTGCTATTAAATATCACTTAACTAGAAATTTAGCAGATGGTATACAAGATAAAGACATTGAGGTTAATGTAGAAAAAACTGTAGTTTTCATTTCTATTTCAGACAAATTATTATTTAAAAGTGGTAGCTATAATGTAACTGAAAACGCATATACAGTATTAGATAAAATTGCAAAGGTTATTAAAGATCAGCCTAAAATGGAAGTTATGATTGAAGGCCATACAGATACAACTCCAATTAAGAGAGATTTAATTCAAGATAACTGGGATTTATCTGCTTTAAGAGCTACTTCTATTACAAGAATTTTACAATATAAATTTGGTGTAAAACCAGAGCGTTTAATAGCTGCTGGTAGAAGTCAGTATATTCCATTAGCACCAAATGATACTGCAGAAAACAAAGCAAAAAACAGAAGAACAAAAATTATTATTATGCCTAAATTAAATCAATTCTTTGATTTATTAGAGCAAGATTCTGAATAA
- a CDS encoding AAA family ATPase, translated as MIHLIVGNTGSGKTTYSNKLKAKTNGIIFSIDYWNKTLFLADKKPDDGLDWFLERIERAEEMILSLVHQLEEANTVSILDLGLSKFEHREKFRKFAAKNDYELKLHFLDITKETRLLRVLQRNEEKGETYQFEVTQENFDFMETWFEKPNSNEMIDGIILKE; from the coding sequence ATGATACATCTAATTGTAGGAAATACTGGCTCTGGTAAAACTACCTATTCTAACAAATTAAAAGCAAAAACTAATGGAATTATATTTTCTATAGATTATTGGAACAAGACATTATTTCTAGCTGATAAAAAACCTGATGATGGATTAGATTGGTTTCTGGAACGAATTGAAAGGGCTGAAGAAATGATTCTAAGTTTGGTGCATCAACTAGAAGAAGCAAATACAGTTTCTATATTAGATTTAGGTCTTTCTAAGTTTGAACATCGAGAAAAGTTTAGAAAATTTGCTGCAAAAAATGATTATGAATTAAAGTTACACTTCTTAGACATAACTAAGGAAACAAGACTTCTAAGAGTCTTACAAAGAAATGAAGAAAAAGGAGAAACTTATCAATTTGAAGTAACTCAAGAAAACTTTGATTTTATGGAAACTTGGTTTGAAAAACCCAATTCAAATGAAATGATTGATGGAATTATCCTCAAGGAGTAA
- a CDS encoding DEAD/DEAH box helicase codes for MTFKELDLSNQLQYAIEDLGFENPTPIQEQAFSVVRSGKDVVGIAQTGTGKTFAYMMPILRDLKFSNQKHPRVLVLVPTRELVLQVVDEIEKLSKYINTRVLGVYGGANINTQKQAILQGQDIIVATPGRLYDLGLSNALKLKSIQKLVIDEVDVMLDLGFRFQLMNIFDILPERRQNVLFSATMTEDVDELIYDFFKNPQKISIAVSGTPLDNIEQISYNVPNFFTKVNLLNHLLSDKETYNKVLIFVGFKRTADYLFKHLEEVFGSETCVIHSNKTQNYRIRSIRQFDEGNNRILVATDVMARGLDFDNVSHVINFDTPDFPENYMHRIGRTGRAEKAGKTILLSTAKEQEAKEEIETLMDYKIPVLELPEEVEISNQLTEDERPREDREQSKNRTGLEYVPGPAFHEKSEKNSKVNLGGSYRREIAKKYKKPKTRGDKNYNRRNKKK; via the coding sequence ATGACTTTTAAAGAATTAGACTTATCTAACCAGCTACAATATGCTATTGAAGATTTAGGTTTCGAAAACCCAACACCAATTCAAGAGCAAGCATTTTCTGTGGTTAGATCTGGTAAAGATGTTGTAGGAATTGCACAAACAGGTACAGGTAAAACATTTGCTTATATGATGCCAATTTTGCGCGATTTGAAATTTTCTAACCAAAAGCATCCAAGAGTGTTAGTTTTAGTTCCAACCCGTGAATTGGTTTTGCAAGTTGTTGATGAAATTGAAAAACTATCAAAATACATAAATACACGTGTTTTGGGTGTTTATGGAGGTGCAAATATCAACACTCAAAAACAAGCAATTTTACAGGGTCAAGATATTATTGTTGCAACTCCTGGACGTTTGTATGATTTAGGTTTAAGCAATGCTTTAAAACTAAAATCTATTCAGAAATTGGTAATTGATGAGGTAGATGTAATGTTAGATTTGGGTTTTCGTTTTCAATTAATGAATATTTTTGATATTCTACCAGAAAGAAGACAAAACGTGCTTTTTTCTGCAACAATGACAGAGGATGTAGATGAGTTAATTTACGATTTCTTTAAAAATCCGCAGAAAATATCTATTGCAGTTAGTGGAACACCTTTAGATAATATTGAGCAGATTTCTTACAATGTGCCTAACTTTTTTACCAAAGTTAATTTATTAAATCACCTTTTGAGTGATAAAGAAACTTATAATAAAGTATTAATATTTGTTGGTTTTAAAAGAACAGCAGATTATTTGTTTAAGCATTTAGAAGAAGTTTTTGGTAGCGAAACTTGTGTAATACATTCCAATAAAACTCAAAATTATAGAATACGTTCAATTCGTCAGTTTGATGAAGGTAACAATCGAATTTTAGTAGCTACAGATGTTATGGCTCGTGGTTTAGATTTTGATAACGTAAGTCATGTTATTAATTTTGATACGCCAGACTTTCCTGAAAACTATATGCACAGAATTGGTAGAACAGGTAGAGCTGAAAAAGCAGGTAAAACCATTTTATTATCTACAGCAAAAGAGCAAGAGGCAAAAGAAGAAATAGAAACTTTAATGGATTATAAAATTCCTGTTTTGGAACTGCCAGAAGAAGTTGAAATTTCGAATCAATTAACAGAAGATGAACGCCCAAGAGAAGATAGAGAACAATCTAAAAACAGAACTGGTTTAGAATATGTTCCTGGCCCAGCTTTTCATGAAAAAAGTGAAAAGAATAGTAAGGTTAATTTAGGAGGTTCGTACAGAAGAGAAATAGCGAAAAAGTATAAAAAGCCTAAAACTAGAGGTGATAAAAATTACAATAGACGAAATAAAAAGAAGTAA